The Rhipicephalus microplus isolate Deutch F79 chromosome 4, USDA_Rmic, whole genome shotgun sequence sequence GTGATAGAAAGAAAGACAAATGACTGAAAAGCAGGAAGGTTAAGCGGAAATAAAGACTTCTGGTTCGCTATCTTGTACTAGAGGTAAgaaaaatgtagaaaaaaaaaagacggaaagaTACCCGAAGCGATTACACAGACGAAGTTGAGATCGACAGTTTTATCCTTTTAGCTTCGTAGAAAGTTACTACAGACCTATGAAGTTAAGATTGATAATGGAGCGAAGCTAGCTACGATAAAATCGCGATAAAGTCGCCGATTGGTACAAGGGActgacatatatacacacaaagtACGGTCTATTTTGAAACTATATATGCGCTGCGAACGCTCCATAAGCGGTATATGTAACACCTGTGAGTGTGTCCGACGGGAAGGTACGACAACGGCGTCAAGTGGCTTAGTGAGAGGCTTCGCTCATAAAAAGGAGTATGTGTGGAGCACGACCGGCGTGGTTGGTTAGTATTATCTATTTTTAATGAGTTTACTTCGCACTCGCAGTATTAATTTCGAAAAGACTTGTTCACAGACCCTGACTGATGAACGGCACACTTTTTGGCAAAGAATTTGCAAGATGCGAAACGGAAGGCAGATAAGATACTACCGAAAACAACGCAAACACTTTCTGTAAGCAGCCTGAGCCCACGTTTTGACGAGCGGCTCCGGGGACACCCCACgctcaaatttatttatttatttatttatttatttatttatttatttatttatttatttatttatttgtttgtttgtttcaataccctcagggcccaagggcattacagaggggagtgggttacacaaCATAATGAAAAAGCGGAAAATTGGTGGTTACATGGATCAGTGAAGGAAACCAACAAGAAATAATGCACATTATAAGAACAAAAACAGGTATTAAAGAACTACAAAGCTTAGCAGGTCTACTGGAAAATGGAAATACTATATTCTAAAAATTATGGCGACAGGTTAGATATGGCAGCCTTAAACATAGAGGTATTAGACATCTCGACTACGGATCGGGGAAGGTGATTCCAACTTGCTGACGTACGGGGGATGAATGAATTGTAAAAATGGTTGGTGCGGCATGTGGGaatgccaaccttatgacgatggCCGATGCGAGCGGATACGTAAGAAGAAGGGGTTATAAATTTATTCTTAAGGACTGAATTGTGGTAATATATCTTGTGAAACAGGCAGAGGCGAGATATTTCTCCACGTTGTGAGAGCAGAGGTAATGATAAAGTTGTTTTCATGGAAGTGACGCTGGAGGTGCGATGATAGTTAGAAAGAATGAAACGAGCAGCCCGACTCTGGATGGATTTAAGCTGATGAATGAGTGTTTCTTGGCTGGGGTCTGATGATTCTTTTTATTGCTTCAAGATTCCACACTCCCTGAACTTCGGCCTTTTCTAAAGCATAAATATTGTTATACACATAGACGTAGAATACATGCGCACTTTTGGTTTAAAGAGGTGTGGCTTGTGCACCCACGCTCAACGAGTCGGAGTAACGCTCCGTTCAAGCGATGCGCAACCGCACTAAATCAGCGACCAGAGTGTCGAAGCTCCCGTCACTGCCTACTGTTTTCGATGTATACCTATTCTCCACATACTTATGAAGACGACATGTCGAAAAGGTTGGGGATTATTCAAGGCAAATGAAAAGAAGTGAACAGCGCCAAGCTGCCCAGTTTCTATAACAAGCCATCTCGTTTTCCTTACAAAAGCTGTTCGTTACGAACTCCTCTTTCAGGACAGTGAATCCAGAAGCCGAACTAGGCAGACAAACGTCGCGTCTCTTTTAATCTCAGCTTTCGAGACCGTATTGGCCCAATCACACAGCTATATCCTGTCACCCACCCCACCTCTCTACTTTTCGTTTTAACAGCGCAGCTGTTTAAGCTAGAAGTAAAGTCGGCGTCGTGGAAAAGTCTGCGGGTATGTGCTAAGCAGCTGCTGTAGTACAGTCGAACTCCTCAATAACGAAATCGCCGGGGAGGCGAGTTGTGTTCGTTTGTCGTGAGAGCTTCGTTGACGGGAAAGTAGAAAGATACGCGCGCTAATTACTTCGCGCAGCCTTGTCCGCCGCGGTTCCTAAGGTGCTCGGCCGCTGACGTGAAGgacgtgggttcgattccagctgcagtggtcgcatttcgacagaggcgaaatggtagacgcCCGTGCTATGTGAGAGCACGTTAAGAAACGCCAGAGGGTTGAagtttcctgagccctccactacggagttcctcacaatcatatcgtggttttgggacgttaaacagcaGGTATTAAAGAAACTGTATTACTTCGCTCAGCTAAATTTGTTTAAAGCAGACGCTCCTTCCGTTTTTTCTCGTTGTTTTAAAAGATTTTCACTGCTGGAGCCTGGCAGCTTTGCATAGCTTGGTCATCGTCGTGgacgccaagaaaaaaagcgaatgACTTCAAAAGACTCGCGCGAAATTGCCTGCCTTTTCTAGGTTTTGTAGCCTGGTCTTCACCCTCGTGTTTTTTGCGGCCACTTTCGATGATCTATCATCGTCGCTGGACTCTTGCAGCACGATCCGGTCCGCGTACGCACACGAAAAGTCGTGCAGTTCAACAGCTTCTTGATCAACTTGTGGCTATCACCATTGTCCTCGTCATTCTCATTGTTATCATCGTCATCCGACCGAATATCAACAGCAAGGGTCACACCGATGGTGGCAAGGTTCGAAACGGAAGCGTACGTATGTGCCCAGCTTGTCAAATGAGTGGCACTGCAAATTTTAAAACTTCTTGGTTCCCAATTAGCTGATGTATCAAACAGAATTTGCGGATTAGTAATTGAAAATACCCATATCAAAAATACCTCATCAACGCACTTGAGTCTCTTCAATATCGCGCAGCtagattcatccattcatcctacTCATATGACGTAAGCATATCCgccctaaaaaaaaaatctaaactacaatcCCTCTTACACCGTCGTACGATATCCAGCCTTGGTCTTTTtcataagttttcttttttttacagttcACTTAACCGCATGCCGTACATCACCCCACCATCAAGAATATCGCAACGCACTGGTCACCCGCTACAGGTTTCAAAACCGCGCACACACACTACTACCTTTtctacttcatttttttctcgtacAGCGTCAGAGTGGAATGCCCTTCCGCACCACGTTGTATCCACAAATAACCGTCACATGTTCTATGCTGCTGTGTTTTCTGTTTTACCAAATTAGTTGTCATTGATTGTACTTAACGCGAGTATTTATTTCTACAGTGTTCATTGTTTGTTATTGTTGTATTTACTTCTACAGTGTTATTTTTGTGCAAGATTTTCAATGATTATTACGTTATATTACCACATCATGTTGTCTTTTCTAATGTTACCAAATTAATTACTTAGCGCGTGTTCTCGTTTTCACAGTGTATAAACATTACTTTCTTTTACTTTCTCCTCTCTTTCCACTTTCTTTTACTTTCTCCTCTCTTTCCAAAGTTCTattggtttttatttttatttggatTTACCCATTACGTGTTgcccccaccccttatgtaacacccctataaacggggcctttaaggaaataaactgaactgaactgaaactTTCGTTATTGCGCTACTGCGTTTTGAAATATCTtcgctgaggggggggggggggggggcaagcattGAACTCTGTGGAAGTCGCCTGCGACGCCGAATTTCTTCGTTGTCGAGATAATTTTGTTCTTGAGAGCCTTCGTAATTTGAGGTGTCTAACTTAGTTGCAATGATGTTTCTTTTCAATTTCTTAAGGAATTGAAGCTTATCTTTCTAGCCATACGGGGAGCACGGCACAGCTTTAGGGGATAGATAAATAAGAAACAAAGAGGATAGCgaaggaagaggaggagaaaCAGCCAGGATTGTGAGCTATTCGTTTAAgctatcataatcatcatcatcgtcgtcgtcgtcgtcatcatcatcatggccaTTCTTGGGAACATGAATTGCTGTATTGCCATGCATACTCAACTGCACGTAAGTCGCAAAACGCAAAGCTTAAAGGAGAGTAATACTACTGAAACCAACACTAAACACAGTTACACATCATTGTAGAATATGCGCACTTCTTGTTTAAACGTGCTCTGGCTTGTGTGTCCACGATCGACGAACCAAAGCGATGGATGCATAGCGATGGATGGGAAGGGGAGTGAAGGGGAAATGAGTGAGCTGAGGTTTAGGGTGTGGAAAAGGAGGAGAGACGGCGATATATACAGAGAGATATATACGGCGATATATACAGAAGCAAGACGGATAAAAAAGAAGGTGTAGAaagagatgaagaaaaaaaaaggagaatgaAGATGCAGAAAGAACTCAATCTATGCTGGTGTATTGTATGTACGCGCACACGTACGAATACACATACGTATATGCATACAAATAAATTgaacccccccccaaaaaaaaaaaaagttatggatATATGCTCTTGCTAGGTGAGCTCACAGTAAGTTTACAACCTCCCTGAACAGTAATTTAAAACAGTTGGCGAGCTCAATGTTGGTCGACATTAGCATACATCGTCTCTTTGGTCATATGGGTGACGTCAATTATTTTGCTTTGCGTCAACAAGGCCTTCGCAGATATTAAAATATATCCAATTCGCAAGCGCAGCACGTCAAGATCAGGATCTGTCGGCGTGCGTCTCAACGGTTGAAAGCATGACTGCGGCAAATAAAAGAACGACCATCCATCCTAGAGGCGATAGGCTGCGGCAGGTACTGCAGTTCGGGTGGGCGATGTTTCTACGGAATCGTTGGTATCGCGAGGAGTTGCGGGCAACGCCAGGACCTCGCAAAGAAAAGCGCGTTATACCCACACCGAGCAAGCCTCCGTAGGGCTGTAGATGTATGGTTCAATTTCGCCGCCCGAAACTGACCACAGCTCCAGAAAAGGAAGCGCTACAGACTAACGGCCTCATAACGACGCCCTTGGCGGTAAATTAACGATGTGCTGTTATGCGAAAGGCTTTGGGCGATCGTGTTGCACGATACCGGTGGATACTCGAGACCACGAATACACGTTCAGAAGCTCGCGTGGGGCGCGTTAATAACGCAGAAAAATTGCCCCCAATATATATACATTATGTGCATGGTCACTGCTACAAAACGATGTacactgaggaaaaaaaaaacaactgcttaAGTGTATATGTGCCTACATATATCTCGCTGATCAACCATTGTagacacaaagagagagagagagaaaggaagaggaagacaaGGAGGTTAACCAAGAAAAATATCTGGCTGGACAGGATGCGTTGCTTTCGGACAGTGCAATTTTCATGACTTCATACTGTCGTTACGGGATCTCCAGTCATATTTCTTCAGCCACAATAAACACCGGCAGATAATAAAGCCAAGTAAGGTATGGGGCATGGTAATTGTACTATTTTAACTTTATTGTAGTAATTCTGATAAAGATGTGAGTGAAGCAGAGTGCATGAACGAGAACCGACTTGCCCCCGGAAAAGACCAAACCTTTATTTTTCTCATTATCTCATAGCTTTAATTAGGGTGTtgccaaacaaacaaaaaacaagccctgCAAATCTCTATTCCTTTATCGATCAAATAATTAGGCTCAGTAATTTAGCGGTAAACACGTTGCACTACTAAGCTTGTGGACGCATGTTCTCTTTCTGGCCCCGGCCGGAACTTATCGGTGAGTGCGAAACGCAGGTACACCAGCGTACTTTTGAGATACACGTTAAGCACCCCAAATAAGGCAGATGCTCAGGAGAAGAGCTTTTACCAAGACTCGAAAATTTAGCCAACACTGGATCGATGACGCATCCACTGCCGTTTTCGCTGCAGGTGCCCCGCCAGCGACAGCATCGTCATGTTGAACGCCCGCACGTGGGCCGTCGCCCTGCTCGCCCTGCTCGTGCTGAGCGTCACCTCGGCTGGCAAGGGCGCTCCCCAGTTCGTGCCCAACGGCCGGTACGGCCGCCGGAGCGTCACGCCGCCTCTCGCTGGTAAGCACGTCACTCTTGGCATCGGCTGTCTCGCGTTTGTGCTCTACTTCATATAACATGCGCGGCAGCTTATGGCggagttcaatccggtgtgcggcgtgaccactttAACTGCGCATGCGCCGACTCTCCCCCTCACGTGAGCGCGAAGAGGTGGAGTGAAGGAGGGGGCAGAACACTTCCTCCTCCTCGTTTCTCCTCTCCCATTTAGCTCTCCGCCACAGCTGTGCTCTCGTATATAATGCTGCGCTCGCTCGCTGCGTTGCACTATCCTAGCGGCGCTCGCTGTTCACTTTGCGGCGCACACACGGTGATACACACAAATGAGAGAGGGGCGGGTGACATAAGTGGTACACAATGTAGACACAACTCAAcgcacaaatgaaacatacacgCAAACATACACATGGAGATATCAAATGGAAACGCATGTGAACACCaacgctgcttcgcatccccgcATGGTTCTCTTCAGTAGGAGATAGTGTAATGTTCAGGCTCCCCTTTCGAAAAACACTCAATAACACATGGGATATAACGTTTCGAaattacgatatgattatgagagacgcgttgTGCTGAAAATTTCGACGATCTGGCGTATCACACACAGCAGCACACggtgcatttcgcctccatcgtaacgTATCCACCACGGCCAGGATCGAACCCGTAACCTTCAGGTCAACAGCCAAGCACGCTACGACACCACGGCGAAGTTCAAGCAGTTTTAGGCGGACTTGTTTCGTAGTTTTGGTTTCCAAAGCGTGCGATGAAATGCACGAAAGGTGCAGTTGCTCTTTGGCTTCGATGCGTAAAGCAGCGTTTTGTTCACGGTTTTCTTATAAAACAGGTAAGCGGAACAAGTGGGCATCTTTACCGCAAGTTTGATGGCAAACTTGTTCAAACAGGTGACACCATTTGAGCTCCCTTGAAGTGACTATTTATCGCCAACTCGCCAGCTAAATTCATGAATGCCATGTTTACATCCTAAAATAAATAATTAGAAATTGTAACTGTCGATTTCGCGTTTATGCACTCCAATATTTTCTTCGCGTATATGAAATAAAGGGGGCGCAGTACGCCAGTATTGAAAAAATTGCGAAGAAATTACTGGAAAAAAAACGATAACGaacttgcagaaaaaaagaacgaacgaAGTGCAGCAGGGCGCTTTCACAGGTCCGTTTGTGTTCACATTAACCGAAAAAATTGTTAGGATGGTGAAACAGGTTACCACAGCAGGTCGAATTATGCTTCACTGTCGGTGACTGTCCACGCGTAGATTTATTCAATATTTTCATTCAAGACTCTCAGGATAAACGACGGCAGACAGACACCATATACTGGACGCCGTTCAGCGATGGAATCTGAACTTCGCAGTCATCCAAGCTTTGAGTAATCCAAAGCATCTGTTGTTTACCTAGGTGTGTTTCCGCCGTTTTAAAGCTGGCACGTAGTCGATTAATTTGGGGCCACCGTCCAAACGCTCGCCAAGAGCACATTCTCTGCTTTAATTAACTTTGTTACAGCTGAGCTGTACATGGCCCACTTTCTTGCTTTATTCTTGTGTCTTTTAGGTACAGTAGTAGCGAAAGAACTCTTTTTAATGCATTAGCTGCTTTACCACTTCCAAGAGCCCCCAAACTTTTTATCATCTTAATTCCTCAGATCTCTATCAGAAGCATTATTGTGATAAAACCCCCGGTGCCCTCTAGAGACCTGTGGAGGAACCAGTCACCAGTATATGGGGTTGCAGCGCATTGTGGGAACGCCCAAGCAGCATCGCGCTGCTAAAGAACGGCGATCAAAGACGGGAATACGCCTGTCAGACCCGCTGGTCACGTATACCTTCACAGAGAGAGAGCAGTAGTCTACTTTTTGAACGTGAGATAGGATTTGCCGTTTCTTTTGTTTGTACTACTCTCcatctttttgtctttttttagcaACTTAAAAAGAGCAAACATGCTTGTAAACGCTCCAGGGCAATTCTGGGACGCAAGAAACTTAAGTGTCATGAAAAATAAGTAAGATAAATAAGTAAGAAAGACAAGGTCATGAAAGAAAGATAAGCTAGTGGGAATGTGTGGCGTCAAATTTGCTTATGGCAGAGCTACATTTCATTTTATGTATATTCGTACGCAAGAAATTGAGCAGCCAAATCAAGGGAACAGTCTGCAAGCGGGTGTGGCTGCCAAACAACCCGAAATTAATGTTACAACACAGCCTTGGCTTGCGTACCGCGCACTACATCTATGAATGCATAAACACAAAAGTAATAAAGACAAACACGCAACTAAGTCCGCTAAAGGCAATCGGAATCACTAACTCGATGTGTCATCGGCCGGTGCGAACTGTGTCAGCAGCTTGCTTTTGTGGGCAGCGCCGTCTGGTGGCAAGTGTGCGAACCGACAAGCAGCGTTCACAGCCTGCGGGGGAATCATTTCTCGAGCTCGCTGATTGCGTCGGACGCGACTGACTTGCCCTAACGAGCGGGCCCCGCCGCCAGGGACTCTTCTTCGGTATCCTGGCTCGTGCCCGCATTTCCCTGGTTAGAAACCGGCGACGCGCAATTAGTGTCCGATACAAGCGCGAGTCAGCTTATAccctttatttctttctgtcGAATGGAGTCGCCATGCAAGGCTGCATACGGACCACTTATTTCGACTtcatgataataataaaaaaaaactaaggtcGATCAGGTCACTAGAAGCAGAAAAAAGAGCGCGTACGCATACCACGCGTGATCCCATTAAATCGGAATAATGCACTTTCACATTTTTATGCATGCAAATCACATACACTCGTCGTGTTCAAACGACAAAACCGAATGAAGCGGCTTCCGTGTTTGTGACACAAAAACGGTAATGGTCCAAATGTGTTCTTAAAATTCGCCTGTTATTTTCGTTTCATGGTCGGTGTCAGAATGTATGCCCCAACTTCGGGCTCGTcgcttttgctgtaaaaaccGCCCTCGGCAAACTCCATTCCCACTCGCAGGCCATCCCCTTTCCACCAAGGCAGTGCATAATTATACAATCATCGCGCCTGGGGGTGCTTTTCCCGATCAGCGCAGCCTTCTGGGTAAACGCCATTCAAGAATGCTTATGTGGACATATCCGATATACGTTGAATGCTTATTAACGCTGTTATGACACAACTTGTACGGGCTGTTCGACACTTAATACTCAGAGCGCATTGCAATGTGTTCCTAGTTTTCCCCTAAGCGTTTTAACATACGTAATGAAGCGGAAGTTATGAGATTTTTGCGGCATGTATAATTATTACCCCAGAGCCTGCGGCTTGTAGAATTATTAAGCCTGAACTTTGCTAAAAATAATTGCTGTGGCATGGAGCTTTAGAAAAAGTCAGTTGAAAATTGCCCAtcaccgccatcatcatcatcatcatcatcatcatcatcatcatcattctaaTCATCATTGTAATTGTATATATGTCCACTGTATACAAATTAAGTCATTTCCCAGGAGTCAATTATTACACCCGTTTCATGCCATTGAACCTCGTGCTAGAAAGAAAATTTTCATAGCTGGACTCACGAGTTTTAGGCAGAAGTCTAATATTTTTGTATGTGAAACGAATCTGTCTTTTTACGTGGCGAAAACACTTGCTCCCTGCGTTTGGCACGAAAAAAAGTGGACACGGATGCAGTGAATGCATCTTCGGCACGTCGTCTTTGCTATGCCAGTATACGACGGGAACAAAGCGTGATTGTGGTGCTCCCCAATCACACTATCATACGATCGCCCGCTTCGGTTTGCCATTTCTCAGATACTTATATTGTCCACTTCGTCCCGTAGAAGACTCGAGCAGAGAACCGGGTGGCCATTTTGGCTGCAAAATACGATGCACGGCAGCTTTTTCTAGGTGAGCAATACGGTGAATACATTGCGGTGGTGTTTCAATGAATTGCAGAATATATCAAAACTCTATCTAGAAGCACGACGCATATTTTTTTATGAACCGAGAATAATAGCGAGAGAGAAGGGCCGTAATGCAACTGTGACGTTAATAGATCACCAAACAAACTGCAATACTTCGCAGGCTAATTAATGAGTGGTTTTCACTACTCAAGAACGTTGAAGCGGGCGCCATTATCCTTTCAATCTTTTCAAAGATCTCACATAATGCCACGGCCTCATATCGTTGTCGTCGGTCAATGGACTTTAGGACAAGTTCTTTGAACGTCAAAGAAGGTTCGCAGAAATTGCATTTAAGTAGCCTACTTATCAGATACCGTTGGTAAAAAGGGCTTGGAGAAAGCTATTGAGAAGTACATTTTGCGCAAACATCTTCCACGCGTTCATCGTTAAATAATAGATGTTGTGCCATATTTGTGCAAGCTCCGAGTTGGAATAATGGCCTGCGCGGTCATTTGTTACCGCTTAATAAACTTCACCATTAGCATTACGCTCCTCTGTATCATTTCGATACAAACAAATGAAGCACCGCCATCGCCTCGTAAAAGCCTTTCATTCGTGCGCATTTACCAGATTGGGTTTAACTTCCGTCACATTGTATTTAGAGAGACATTTCTATAGTTTGAATGTGCTTCAGTAAGTTCGAGATAATCAGAATAAATTCAAATCAAGAGAACTCGTCTGTACAAGAGATGCACGATTAATTATTTCAGCGTTCTTAAATCCAATGAGACACATTACAATGATCCCATTTCAATGGCTCCCGCAATGTATCCAGCAACTGTGAAATGTTGCACGGATTTCGATAAACAACTTCAAGCGGTCTCACTTTTCCTCCAAACGCCTTCAGAGGAATCTTTCAAGCCTAATCATGGAATACTGATAGTATTAACTCAACGACAACGAGTCTCAATCATGTTACTTAAATAGCGAAACGATTCTCGCGTGTCAGTAAAGAACAATTTCCCAATCCCGAAAACCCGCTTTTAATTACCACGACACGAAGCTTGGTGAGAAAAAACTCACCAAAGAAAAATGTGGGCGGAGACGGCACTTATAATAGTTAAACTTGTGGCATTACGTTCTCTGAGTGCAGTTTATCAACATAAACCAAGCATTAGTTTTTCTTTGGTGTTCCTTTAAAACTAAGGACTCACTATATTATAAAGGTGAAATCACGGGCTGGTCGGTTAATCATGTCCGCCGTGGCAGTACAGCGGTTATGGTGGTTATGGCTACTAAACCGAAACTCGTGGGTTTGGTCCTGGCGGAGGAGGTCGTATTTTGATGGAGATGAAATGACGTACAGAAACCCGAGCACGGTTGCGATGCAAGTGCTCGTTAAATAaaaccagatagtcgaaattttcaGATCTCTTCACTCTGGTCAGCCTCATAATACTAGTagttagggtttaacgtcccaaaaccaccatatgattatgaaagacgccgtagtggagggctccggaaatttagaccacctggggttctttaatgtacacccaaatctaagcacacgagccttaagctttttcgcctctatcgaaaatgcggccgccgcggccaggattcgatcccgcgacctgagggtcagaaGTCGTgtgccttatccactagaccaccatggcgcgTGAGCCTAATAGTCATATCGTTATTTCTAGTTATAGGACTCCTGTAATTGATATTTATTCGCGATATTATATCGCTATATCATATCGTGATATGCTATGAGTAAGATGCCATCTTGGAgcgtttgcatttttttttttgcgttcatcCCTCGTTAATGTTCTGTTTTGAACGACCACGACAtaacccccctcccctttttttttcctcacccaGGTGTATCCAGAGATCTGACGGTGAACTTCTTCGGAGATTCAAGCATATCCTGCGCTTACACGGGATTCGCGGACATCTACAGGTGTTCGAGGTAAGGTTACGTTAAACCCCATGTGATTTAACGAATAAAGTCGAGACTGGCGGAGACGATAACACACACTTAGCCTGGTAATCAGGCCGCTCGACATCTACATCGAGACGGCAAGCTCTCCGAGTGCTGTCCGATTACGTTGTGCTTGCAAATTTCCCAATCTCGTCATTGCACTTAATGATCTACATCTGACGTTCTCAGCTGCTGACATTCACTCTATCACTCATATATAACAGCAACTATCAACTGCCTGTACGTGCGCATCACGAGATCTGTTGAAACATATTTATTTCTCTTCATCTCAACTTCACTGTAAGATACACCTATCTGCCCAATCATGTTTGCCGCTTCCTTTCTCTCTGCTCGTATATGCTCTGCTCTAAAGAGTTTACAGGCTCGGGATGAGTTGAGCAACTTAGATGGAAGGAGATGAATGGTGAATGTATACCCTGACGCAGGTAGCTGAGTTACTGTTCATGGAGTGTATCGCCGCGCCAATCAGTGGAGATGTCAAGTTGCTTGATCATaggcagcttatagaggtgacgCCTTGCACAGCATCTTGGATGCATTGATGTTCCGTTACTAGAGGACTGGCTTCCGTAGGTCAATAATGCTGGTGACCACTGATGACATTGTGCGTAAAGAACAGGAATTATATTTTCCCGACGTCTTGTAGGATAGCAGCAGTATCTGTACAGACTTCGCGGGGATCAGCGCGCGATGCTTCGATGATGGTGCGTTCGTCAATAATACATGTATCGCTGCGTCGTAACTTAATTGGCTTGTTAGTTATGCTGAATTACCAGGGAGGCATTGGATCGGGCTAGTTATTAATGCGAGAGCTACGCTGAAAGAGAGCATGCAGCGCAGCAAGAACCAGAACAAGTTGCTGTATTTTGCGTCAAGCACTTGAAATACAGCAATCCAAGAACTGCTAACTTCCCACACCTACCTCCGAAAAAGCGCTAACCATCTAGGCAAGAAGATTGCGAGAAGCACGCCATCCCTTATTTTTCATTTCAGCATGCATTACTAAGCTTGTTTTCTTCCGTACTCGATCGGTGGTAGGagcgggcgggggggggggggggtcactgtgGTGAAACTTTGCTGCTGCCCAACAGACAACCTTACGCTCGCCTGTGTGCGTAATGAATGAAGACGCGAGTAACTGCGTCCCACGAGATGCTTTCAGTTAACGGCACAGTTTTCTTTTTACGTGCCCACACGACAACCTCGTGGAATTGAATTCGGGAGAACACCAACGCACCTCATCTTGTGCGTCGTTTTCATCCCTTCTGTCTGCCGATCACGCATTGGAGGTAAACCAATTGCTCACCGAACGGCTGACCACGTTTAAGTGACAGACAACAGCACCCGAGGGAGATGCACGCAGGGCTCCCTCTATAAACAGTCAACGCGATGCAGCCACGGGCTCAGAGGTGCTGCTTATGAT is a genomic window containing:
- the LOC119171411 gene encoding RYamide neuropeptides-like — protein: MLNARTWAVALLALLVLSVTSAGKGAPQFVPNGRYGRRSVTPPLAGVSRDLTVNFFGDSSISCAYTGFADIYRCSRKTSEDYKDTSFE